Proteins encoded within one genomic window of Microbacterium sp. LKL04:
- the purB gene encoding adenylosuccinate lyase has translation MSSLPSMSLSPLDGRYAAAVAPLAEYLSEAGLNRARVEVEVEWIITLTDRGLFGSSALTDEQKKSLRALYRDFGAEEIGWLAEKEAVTRHDVKAIEYLVRDRLSSLGLDAIAELTHFACTSEDINSASYALTVQRAVERVWLPKLQAVIASLTQLAEEHRDAVMLSRTHGQPATPSTMGKELAVFAWRLQRVAAQISQGEYLAKFSGATGTWSAHLAAEPDVDWPALSRGFIEGLGIGFNELTTQIESHDWQVELYDRVRHAGGILHNLATDVWTYISMGFFAQIPVAGATGSSTMPHKINPIRFENAEANLEIAGGLFTTLGATLVTSRQQRDLTDSTTQRNIGVAFGHSLLALDNLQRGLTEISLSRDVLLADLDANWEVLAEAIQTVVRAEIVAGRSQITDPYALLKDLTRGRRVGAPELAEFVNGLDIGDAAKQRLLALTPAGYAGLADRLVDLLR, from the coding sequence GTGTCCTCCCTGCCTTCGATGTCCCTGAGCCCGCTCGACGGCCGCTACGCCGCCGCCGTCGCACCCCTCGCCGAGTACCTCTCGGAGGCGGGACTGAACCGGGCCCGCGTCGAGGTCGAGGTCGAGTGGATCATCACGCTGACCGACCGCGGCCTGTTCGGATCGTCCGCGCTCACCGATGAGCAGAAGAAGTCCCTCCGCGCCCTGTACCGCGACTTCGGCGCCGAGGAGATCGGCTGGCTCGCCGAGAAGGAAGCCGTCACCCGTCACGACGTCAAGGCGATCGAGTACCTCGTGCGCGACCGGCTCTCGTCGCTCGGGCTCGACGCGATCGCCGAGCTCACGCACTTCGCCTGCACGAGCGAGGACATCAACTCCGCCTCGTACGCCCTCACGGTCCAGCGCGCCGTCGAGCGCGTGTGGCTGCCGAAGTTGCAGGCCGTCATCGCCTCGCTGACGCAGTTGGCCGAAGAGCACCGGGATGCCGTCATGCTCTCGCGCACGCACGGTCAGCCCGCGACGCCCTCGACGATGGGCAAGGAGCTCGCCGTCTTCGCATGGCGCCTGCAGCGGGTGGCCGCACAGATCTCCCAGGGCGAGTACCTCGCGAAGTTCTCGGGCGCGACCGGCACATGGTCGGCGCACCTCGCCGCGGAGCCCGACGTCGACTGGCCCGCGCTCTCGCGCGGCTTCATCGAGGGTCTCGGGATCGGCTTCAACGAGCTGACGACGCAGATCGAGTCGCACGACTGGCAGGTCGAGCTGTACGACCGCGTGCGGCACGCGGGCGGCATCCTGCACAACCTCGCCACCGACGTGTGGACCTACATCTCGATGGGCTTCTTCGCGCAGATCCCCGTCGCCGGGGCGACCGGCTCGTCGACGATGCCGCACAAGATCAACCCGATCCGGTTCGAGAACGCCGAGGCGAACCTCGAGATCGCCGGCGGCCTGTTCACGACGCTCGGCGCGACGCTCGTGACGTCGCGTCAGCAGCGCGACCTCACCGACTCGACGACGCAGCGCAACATCGGCGTCGCCTTCGGCCACTCGCTGCTCGCGCTCGACAACCTGCAGCGCGGTCTCACCGAGATCTCACTGTCGCGCGACGTGCTGCTCGCCGACCTCGACGCGAACTGGGAGGTGCTCGCCGAGGCGATCCAGACCGTCGTGCGCGCTGAGATCGTCGCGGGCCGCTCGCAGATCACCGACCCGTACGCCCTGCTGAAGGACCTCACCCGCGGCCGCCGCGTCGGCGCGCCCGAGCTCGCCGAGTTCGTGAACGGACTCGACATCGGGGATGCCGCGAAGCAGCGCCTGCTCGCGCTGACGCCCGCCGGCTACGCGGGGCTCGCCGACCGGCTCGTCGACCTGCTGCGCTGA
- a CDS encoding histidinol-phosphate transaminase — protein MTDIPIRVRPEIAALPSYKQGKQAGATAYKLSSNENPFDPLPGVVAAVRDAVAFNRYPDALAGRLRARLAERFGVTDDRIHIAAGSVSILYQLAQAAASVGDEIVLPWRSFEAYPGIVTVTGATPVMVPLNDAAAVDLPALAAAVTERTRAIFVCTPNNPTGAVVTQADFDAFVAAVPSDVLIVLDEAYVEFVTDAAAVKGEQVIAAGHDNVVILRTFSKAYGLAGLRIGYAVGHPRILDAARSAGIPLSVTAQAEAAALASLDAEDELRERVAVVAERRDRLIVRLRENGWDVPAAQGNFVWLPAGERSLDVAAAFEAADLVVRPFAGDGVRVSVGEDESIDRVVEVAASVRP, from the coding sequence GTGACCGACATCCCCATCCGGGTTCGACCTGAGATCGCCGCCCTCCCTTCGTACAAGCAGGGCAAGCAGGCCGGCGCCACCGCCTACAAGCTCTCCAGCAACGAGAACCCGTTCGATCCGCTCCCCGGCGTCGTGGCCGCGGTGCGGGACGCGGTCGCGTTCAACAGGTACCCGGACGCGCTCGCCGGTCGCCTCCGAGCCCGGCTCGCCGAGCGGTTCGGCGTGACCGACGACCGCATCCACATCGCCGCCGGGTCGGTGTCGATCCTCTATCAGCTCGCTCAGGCCGCGGCATCCGTCGGCGACGAGATCGTCCTGCCCTGGCGCTCCTTCGAGGCGTACCCCGGCATCGTGACGGTCACGGGAGCGACGCCCGTCATGGTCCCGCTGAATGACGCCGCCGCCGTCGACCTGCCCGCGCTCGCCGCGGCCGTCACCGAGCGCACCCGCGCGATCTTCGTCTGCACGCCCAACAACCCCACGGGGGCCGTCGTGACCCAGGCCGACTTCGACGCGTTCGTCGCGGCCGTTCCCTCCGACGTGCTGATCGTCCTCGACGAGGCGTACGTCGAGTTCGTGACGGATGCCGCCGCGGTCAAGGGCGAGCAGGTCATCGCTGCCGGGCACGACAACGTCGTGATCCTCCGCACCTTCTCGAAGGCCTACGGGCTCGCGGGCCTGCGCATCGGCTACGCCGTCGGGCACCCCCGCATCCTCGATGCCGCCCGCAGCGCCGGCATCCCCCTGTCCGTCACCGCCCAAGCCGAAGCCGCCGCCCTCGCCAGCCTCGACGCCGAGGACGAGCTGCGCGAGCGCGTCGCCGTCGTCGCCGAGCGGCGCGACCGCCTCATCGTGCGGCTCCGCGAGAACGGCTGGGACGTGCCGGCCGCGCAGGGGAACTTCGTCTGGCTGCCCGCGGGGGAGCGCTCGCTCGACGTCGCCGCGGCGTTCGAGGCCGCCGATCTCGTCGTCCGGCCGTTCGCCGGTGACGGCGTCCGTGTGTCGGTGGGCGAGGATGAGTCGATCGACCGCGTGGTCGAGGTCGCGGCATCCGTCCGTCCCTGA
- a CDS encoding DUF2332 domain-containing protein produces MTDLPSWGVASDSPTAEHYRTFGALEARGSSAAYEDWALGVADDAEMLELIDELPRAKRQANLVFAAMRVVGVPIASWQGARGEAIARWPRIREVALTHATQTNEAARCAVLLPQLARIPGPLALLEVGASAGLCLYPDRYTYRYTDDDGTVTRIDPVVPTDVVIDCRIENTAPPTHLPDVVWRGGIDLNPLDPADPETLAWLDALVWPEHHDRRARLAAAARAAASDPAPIRAGDLNDLIADAAASAPADATLVVFHTAVLAYLSPEDRDRFRRTMAQTDALWLSNEGLGVFPEFERVVPPGERHRFVLAVDGEPVALTHPHGRTYRAL; encoded by the coding sequence ATGACCGATCTGCCGTCGTGGGGCGTCGCCTCCGATTCGCCGACGGCGGAGCACTACCGCACGTTCGGCGCGCTCGAGGCTCGCGGCTCGTCCGCGGCGTACGAGGACTGGGCGCTCGGGGTCGCGGATGACGCCGAGATGCTCGAGCTGATCGACGAGCTCCCGCGCGCCAAGCGGCAGGCGAACCTCGTCTTCGCCGCGATGCGCGTCGTCGGCGTGCCGATCGCGTCATGGCAGGGCGCGCGCGGAGAGGCGATCGCGCGGTGGCCTCGGATCCGCGAGGTCGCGCTGACCCACGCGACCCAGACGAACGAAGCCGCGCGCTGCGCCGTGCTCCTGCCGCAGCTCGCACGCATCCCGGGCCCGCTCGCCCTGCTCGAGGTCGGAGCGTCCGCGGGACTCTGCCTCTACCCCGACCGGTACACGTATCGCTACACCGACGACGACGGCACCGTCACGCGCATCGACCCGGTGGTTCCGACCGACGTCGTCATCGACTGCCGCATCGAGAACACCGCGCCGCCGACGCATCTGCCCGACGTGGTCTGGCGCGGCGGGATCGACCTGAACCCGCTCGACCCCGCCGATCCCGAGACGCTCGCCTGGCTCGACGCCCTCGTGTGGCCCGAGCACCATGACCGCCGCGCCCGCCTCGCGGCAGCGGCGCGAGCCGCGGCATCCGATCCCGCTCCGATCCGCGCCGGTGACCTCAACGACCTGATCGCGGATGCCGCGGCATCCGCCCCCGCCGATGCGACGCTCGTCGTCTTCCACACCGCGGTGCTCGCGTACCTGAGTCCTGAGGATCGCGATCGCTTCCGCCGCACGATGGCGCAGACGGATGCCCTCTGGCTCTCGAACGAGGGGCTCGGCGTCTTCCCGGAGTTCGAGCGAGTGGTGCCGCCCGGAGAGCGGCACCGGTTCGTGCTGGCGGTCGACGGCGAACCCGTCGCGCTCACGCACCCGCACGGCCGCACCTATCGCGCGCTCTGA
- a CDS encoding phage holin family protein, whose product MRFIIRVVINAFAIWVVTLIEPLRVQVTPFAPGETLQLVLSLLAVAAVFAIVNTVIGTILKILAFPLYILTLGLISLVINGFLFWLTGWFTEWWGWGLSVESFWLGVVAALLISIINFIFGIILRPQTKA is encoded by the coding sequence ATGCGCTTCATCATCCGCGTCGTGATCAACGCATTCGCCATCTGGGTCGTCACGCTCATCGAGCCGCTGCGCGTCCAGGTCACCCCGTTCGCACCCGGCGAGACACTCCAGCTCGTGCTGTCGCTGTTGGCGGTCGCTGCGGTGTTCGCGATCGTCAACACCGTGATCGGCACGATCCTGAAGATCCTCGCCTTCCCGCTCTACATCCTGACGCTCGGTCTCATCTCGCTCGTCATCAACGGGTTCCTGTTCTGGCTCACGGGGTGGTTCACCGAATGGTGGGGCTGGGGACTCTCGGTCGAGTCGTTCTGGCTGGGCGTCGTCGCCGCCCTGCTCATCTCGATCATCAACTTCATCTTCGGGATCATCCTGCGTCCGCAGACGAAGGCGTGA
- a CDS encoding acyl-CoA synthetase — protein MSDAAPRAFEVRHLQMGRALFAALAAIMITFSADHSAEVGMSVFSGFAVATALILILSAWLVFPAGEHWQAVLLGILSIVAGMIATLPVVRTVDGFFTTVLVWALVAGAAELIIGIVGRRRGDPAAREAVFVGSLTLILGVVLAFIPRDYMLEYYIEQARRSFTLTGSTIGVGVFGGYAAIVAVYLGIAAFSPRPDAAAAVETADTDAAGGRA, from the coding sequence GTGTCTGACGCTGCCCCCCGCGCCTTCGAGGTGCGCCACCTCCAGATGGGGCGCGCCCTTTTCGCGGCACTCGCGGCGATCATGATCACCTTCTCGGCCGATCACTCCGCCGAGGTCGGGATGTCGGTGTTCAGCGGCTTCGCCGTCGCCACCGCCCTCATCCTCATCCTCTCCGCCTGGCTCGTCTTCCCGGCGGGTGAACACTGGCAGGCGGTGCTCCTCGGCATCCTCTCGATCGTCGCAGGCATGATCGCGACCCTTCCCGTGGTGCGGACGGTCGACGGATTCTTCACGACCGTCCTCGTCTGGGCGCTCGTGGCCGGAGCCGCGGAACTGATCATCGGCATCGTCGGACGTCGCCGGGGCGATCCCGCGGCGCGCGAGGCGGTGTTCGTCGGTAGCCTCACCCTCATCCTCGGGGTGGTGCTCGCGTTCATCCCCCGCGACTACATGCTCGAGTACTACATCGAACAGGCGCGTCGCTCATTCACCCTCACGGGGTCGACGATCGGCGTCGGCGTCTTCGGCGGCTACGCGGCCATCGTCGCCGTGTACCTCGGGATCGCCGCGTTCTCGCCCCGCCCCGACGCGGCGGCTGCCGTCGAGACGGCCGACACGGATGCCGCTGGAGGCCGCGCATGA
- a CDS encoding PQQ-dependent sugar dehydrogenase, with product MLSRRRTSSSIAGVGVAAALLLSGCTSAEDPAAESPSPSAPASPSPTPSPTPTPTPVPAPETPRTVASGLDAPWSMAVVGDTVFVSERDTARILEVAPDGATRVVGTIAGVAHSAEGGLLGLATDGDSLFVYSTARSGNRVERYPLTGEPGSYGLGGRTSVIDGMPAGTHHNGGRIAFGPDGMLYIANGDTSDEPASQDPGSLAGKILRIAPDGGIPSDNPDPTSPVYSLGHRNVQGFAWAEDGTMFASEFGRNYRDELNIIEPGGNYGWPYVESTGGEGDGFIDPVQTWPTDAASPSGIAIVNDTILVANLRGRVLRAVPVADPTSSTELYAGEYGRLRDVTLGPDGTLFVLTNNTDGRGSPREGDDRIVSLAVPRA from the coding sequence ATGCTCTCGCGACGACGCACCTCCTCCTCCATCGCCGGTGTCGGCGTCGCCGCGGCCCTCCTGCTCAGCGGGTGCACGTCGGCCGAGGACCCTGCGGCCGAGTCGCCCTCCCCGTCGGCGCCCGCGTCGCCGAGCCCCACGCCGTCGCCGACCCCCACCCCGACACCGGTCCCCGCGCCCGAGACACCGCGGACCGTCGCGAGCGGGCTCGATGCGCCATGGTCGATGGCCGTGGTGGGCGACACCGTCTTCGTCAGCGAGCGCGACACCGCCCGCATCCTCGAGGTCGCCCCCGACGGGGCGACACGGGTCGTCGGGACGATCGCGGGCGTCGCCCACAGTGCCGAAGGCGGGCTGCTGGGACTCGCCACCGACGGTGATTCCCTCTTCGTCTACTCGACGGCGCGCAGCGGCAACCGCGTCGAGCGGTACCCGCTGACCGGGGAGCCGGGCTCGTACGGTCTCGGCGGCCGGACGTCGGTCATCGACGGGATGCCGGCGGGCACCCATCACAACGGCGGCCGCATCGCGTTCGGCCCCGACGGGATGCTCTACATCGCGAACGGCGACACGAGCGACGAGCCGGCGTCGCAGGACCCCGGCTCGCTGGCGGGCAAGATCCTGCGGATCGCCCCGGACGGCGGCATCCCGTCGGACAATCCCGACCCGACCTCCCCCGTCTACAGCCTCGGGCACCGCAACGTGCAGGGGTTCGCGTGGGCCGAGGACGGCACGATGTTCGCGAGCGAGTTCGGCCGGAACTACCGCGACGAGCTCAACATCATCGAGCCGGGCGGCAACTACGGGTGGCCGTACGTCGAGAGCACCGGCGGCGAGGGTGACGGGTTCATCGATCCGGTGCAGACGTGGCCGACGGATGCCGCGAGCCCCAGCGGCATCGCCATCGTGAACGACACGATCCTCGTCGCCAACCTGCGCGGGCGCGTGCTGCGGGCTGTCCCCGTGGCGGATCCGACCTCATCGACCGAGCTCTACGCCGGCGAGTACGGCCGGCTCCGCGACGTGACCCTCGGCCCCGACGGCACGCTGTTCGTGCTCACCAACAACACGGACGGGCGGGGGTCGCCCCGCGAGGGCGACGACCGGATCGTCAGTCTCGCGGTGCCGCGCGCCTGA
- a CDS encoding low molecular weight protein-tyrosine-phosphatase produces the protein MVFVCTGNICRSPMAEVVFRWFADQAGLGDLVVSTSAGTGEWHVGERADSRTLDALDRRGYDGTRHRAKQFSREDFDRNDLVIALDRSHERILSEWARSPADVDKLALLLSFDARGDGALDVPDPYYGGPAMFDEVLGMIESASRALFRQLEPALRR, from the coding sequence GTGGTTTTCGTGTGCACCGGGAACATCTGCCGCTCCCCGATGGCGGAGGTCGTCTTCCGGTGGTTCGCGGACCAGGCGGGCCTCGGCGACCTCGTCGTGTCGACGAGCGCCGGTACGGGCGAGTGGCACGTCGGGGAGAGAGCGGACAGCCGCACTCTCGACGCCCTCGACCGTCGCGGCTACGACGGCACCCGCCACCGCGCGAAGCAGTTCTCGCGCGAGGACTTCGACCGCAACGACCTCGTCATCGCGCTCGACCGTTCGCACGAGCGGATCCTCTCGGAGTGGGCGCGCAGTCCTGCCGACGTCGACAAGCTCGCCCTCCTGCTGAGTTTCGACGCGCGCGGCGACGGTGCGCTCGACGTCCCGGACCCCTACTACGGGGGCCCTGCGATGTTCGACGAGGTGCTCGGTATGATCGAGAGCGCCAGCCGGGCGTTGTTCCGGCAGCTCGAACCCGCGCTTCGCCGGTGA
- a CDS encoding alpha/beta fold hydrolase, with product MTTVFPALTEIPDPQFVMVGDGYRVATYEWGATDAPTVLLVHGFASSARDNWVNTGWVRDLLRAGYRVLAVDQRGHGASDKPHESRAYALRTMVTDVEAVLDTYLVDEALYVGYSLGARVGWEVARDLEPRIPRVVLGGVPDGVPLGRLDLDQVQAYVDEGTPVTDAVTLNYITLTERVPGNDLRALLAIARGMRATGTVDPDPGNAPAQPVLFATGTKDGIIEGSRTLAAATPQGRFVEIPDRHHFNAPGSRAFREAALAFLAE from the coding sequence ATGACTACCGTCTTCCCCGCGCTCACCGAGATCCCCGACCCGCAGTTCGTCATGGTCGGCGACGGGTATCGCGTCGCGACGTACGAGTGGGGAGCGACGGATGCCCCGACGGTCCTGCTCGTGCACGGGTTCGCCTCGAGCGCCCGCGACAACTGGGTGAACACGGGCTGGGTGCGCGACCTGCTGCGCGCGGGCTACCGCGTGCTCGCCGTCGACCAGCGCGGACACGGCGCCAGCGACAAGCCGCACGAGTCGCGGGCCTATGCGCTCCGCACGATGGTCACCGACGTCGAGGCCGTCCTCGACACCTACCTCGTCGACGAGGCGCTCTACGTCGGGTACTCGCTCGGCGCCCGCGTGGGTTGGGAGGTCGCGCGCGACCTGGAACCCCGCATCCCGCGCGTCGTCCTCGGCGGCGTGCCCGACGGCGTGCCCCTCGGCCGCCTCGACCTCGACCAGGTTCAGGCGTACGTCGACGAGGGGACCCCGGTGACGGATGCCGTGACCCTGAACTACATCACCCTCACCGAGCGGGTGCCCGGCAACGACCTGCGCGCGCTGCTCGCGATCGCCCGCGGCATGCGCGCGACCGGCACGGTCGACCCCGATCCGGGCAACGCCCCCGCGCAGCCCGTGCTCTTCGCGACCGGGACCAAGGACGGCATCATCGAAGGTTCCCGCACGCTCGCCGCGGCGACGCCGCAGGGCCGGTTCGTCGAGATCCCGGACCGCCACCACTTCAACGCGCCCGGATCCCGCGCGTTCCGCGAGGCCGCGCTGGCCTTCCTCGCCGAGTAG
- a CDS encoding sugar porter family MFS transporter, with amino-acid sequence MSTTGTIPADAFSIKSPYGRRAIGLSIAAAVGGFLFGFDSSVINGAVDAIEGNFELDKVLTGFVVAVALLGCAVGAIIAGGLSDRWGRLKTMMLGAVMFLVSSIGSGLTFSVPDLIVWRVVGGIGIGIASVVAPAYIAEIAPRQIRGSLASLQQLAITLGIFAALLSDAVLANSAGGAAEQLWLGLDAWRWMFLVGVIPAAVYGILAFTMPESPRYLLAKGRNDEAREIFSRLVPPADLDKSVNDIRSAIENDRKSKGASLRGPVLGLQGIVWVGIILSTFQQFVGINVIFYYSTTLWKAVGFDESNSLLISVITSVTNVVVTLIAIWLVDRVGRKPILLTGSVLMTLSLATMALAFAFAVTVDGEVSLPGAWGPIALVAANLFVVGFGASWGPLVWVLLGEIFPSRIRGKALGVAAAAQWVANFLITVSFPAMSGWSLPLTYGMYALFAALSFVYVAWRVPETKGMELEQTETLFVRGPKEKSSR; translated from the coding sequence ATGAGCACTACCGGCACGATTCCCGCAGACGCCTTCTCGATCAAGAGCCCGTACGGGCGACGAGCGATCGGGCTGTCGATCGCCGCAGCAGTCGGTGGCTTCCTCTTCGGGTTCGACTCATCGGTCATCAACGGCGCGGTCGATGCGATCGAGGGCAACTTCGAGCTCGACAAGGTGCTCACCGGGTTCGTCGTGGCCGTCGCACTCCTCGGCTGCGCGGTCGGCGCGATCATCGCCGGCGGGCTCTCGGACCGCTGGGGCCGCCTCAAGACGATGATGCTCGGCGCCGTCATGTTCCTGGTCTCGTCGATCGGATCCGGGCTGACCTTCAGCGTCCCCGACCTCATCGTGTGGCGCGTCGTCGGCGGCATCGGCATCGGCATCGCCTCGGTCGTCGCCCCCGCCTACATCGCCGAGATCGCACCGCGCCAGATCCGCGGCAGCCTCGCCTCGCTGCAGCAGCTCGCGATCACCCTCGGCATCTTCGCCGCGCTCCTCTCGGACGCGGTCCTCGCGAACAGCGCCGGCGGCGCCGCGGAGCAGCTCTGGCTCGGACTCGACGCCTGGCGCTGGATGTTCCTCGTCGGCGTCATCCCGGCGGCCGTGTACGGAATCCTCGCCTTCACGATGCCGGAGTCGCCGCGCTACCTGCTCGCCAAAGGCCGCAACGACGAAGCCCGTGAGATCTTCTCGCGGCTCGTTCCCCCAGCGGACCTCGACAAGTCCGTCAACGACATCCGCTCCGCCATCGAGAACGACCGCAAGAGCAAGGGCGCATCGCTGCGCGGACCCGTTCTGGGCCTCCAGGGCATCGTGTGGGTCGGCATCATCCTGTCGACGTTCCAGCAGTTCGTCGGCATCAACGTGATCTTCTACTACTCGACCACGCTCTGGAAGGCCGTGGGCTTCGACGAGAGCAACTCGCTGCTCATCAGTGTCATCACCTCGGTCACCAACGTCGTCGTCACCCTCATCGCGATCTGGCTCGTGGACCGCGTCGGTCGCAAGCCGATCTTGCTCACGGGCTCGGTGCTCATGACCCTGTCTCTCGCGACGATGGCGCTGGCCTTCGCCTTCGCGGTGACCGTCGACGGCGAGGTGTCGCTGCCCGGCGCGTGGGGTCCGATCGCCCTGGTCGCCGCCAACCTCTTCGTCGTCGGCTTCGGCGCCTCGTGGGGTCCGCTCGTCTGGGTGCTCCTCGGCGAGATCTTCCCCAGCCGCATCCGCGGCAAGGCACTCGGTGTCGCCGCCGCCGCTCAGTGGGTCGCCAACTTCCTCATCACGGTGTCGTTCCCCGCGATGTCGGGCTGGTCCCTGCCGCTCACGTACGGCATGTACGCCCTGTTCGCGGCTCTGTCGTTCGTGTACGTCGCCTGGCGCGTGCCCGAGACGAAGGGCATGGAGCTCGAGCAGACCGAGACGCTCTTCGTGCGGGGGCCCAAGGAGAAGTCCTCGCGCTGA